A DNA window from Schistocerca gregaria isolate iqSchGreg1 chromosome 2, iqSchGreg1.2, whole genome shotgun sequence contains the following coding sequences:
- the LOC126335699 gene encoding nucleolar protein dao-5-like translates to MCSREKDVPALASDAKGVVDRRPAALAPSAAPSGPPLMTTSAMAMDLMDTAPETLKTALSVPLPDSEDESSTAPQPRGRSGKQKRRATAATSAVRSSPIEKRAKQDFAPDADGFVPARRTARRMQSSTTLPTAIANSFDALADAPDQLPRDPAPKKDSHLPPVVLQLRPPYGELQKLLRSWTTAVYTVKPAGRDLYRVVLRTADDYRRVTQEASERGSACPRPPTEKPTCALCGGAHVASYRGCKVWKRAIARQRGRTPAPRPKKPATRRPGVSFAAATSGAPPAAPAASAAPAPAASDAVPIPEAPAPPPQLLVADPGTASPGPSAGPRPANRVRGGQRPVSTQRSAPSVEQPQVDSPSESATPPPSSDGAVPAASTADLANLVAHLTVW, encoded by the exons atgtgcagccgcgagaaggacgtacctgcgcttgctagcgacgctaAGGGTGTGgtagatcgccgtccggccgcgcttgcgccgtcggcggccccatctggccccccacttatgacgaccagtgctatggctatggatttgatggacacagctccggaaactttgaagacagcgctgtctgttccgctccccgattctgaagatgagagctccaccgctcctcagccacgcggacgaagtgggaaacagaagaggagggcaacagccgcgacgtccgctgttcgcagctcgccgatcgagaagagggccaagcaagatttcgcccctgacgctgatggttttgtcccggcccggcgcactgcaagacgcatgcagtcatcgacgacgcttccaactgccatCGCCAACTcgttcgacgcgctcgctgacgcgccggaccagctgccgcgcgatcctgcgccgaagaaagactcccatcttccgccggtggtcctccagcttcggccgccctatggggaactgcagaagttgttgcgcagctggacaacggccgtgtatactgtgaagcctgccggacgagacctgtacagggtcgtactccgaactgctgacgactatcgccgggtcactcaggaggcgtctgagcgtg gaagtgcgtgcccccgtccgcccaccgagaagccgacatgtgcactctgtggcggtgctcacgtggccagctatcgtgggtgtaaggtgtggaagcgtgccatcgctcgccaacgtggccgaacaccagcgccgcgtccgaagaagccagcaacgagacggcccggcgtctctttcgcggcggcaacgtcaggggcgcccccCGCCgccccggctgcgtcggctgctcctgctcctgccgcgtccgatgccgtgccgatacctgaggctcctgcgcctccaccacagctgttagtggcggacccgggtactgcctctcccgggccgtcggccggtccgcgccccgccaatcgcgtgcgcgggggtcagcgccccgtgagtacccagcgctcagcaccgtcagtcgagcagccccaggtggactctccaagcgagtcagccacgcctcccccttccagcgacggggccgtgccggctgcctccaccgctgacctggccaacctcgtcgcgcatcTGACTgtttggtga